The DNA sequence CGAGGAATTGCGCCCCGCCTTGCTGCTCATCACACTCGGCGAGCTGGGGATGTTGCTTTGTGAGCGGGGCCAAAAACCGTTCCACATCCCGACGGTCGCTCAGGAGGTCTTTGATGTATCCGGCGCCGGCGATACGGTGATTGCCTCGTTTACCCTGGCTATTGCGGCAGGGGCTTCGCCGGTTGAGGCAGCGATCCTTTCCAATCACGCCGCGGGGTTAGTCGTGGGCAAGATCGGCACCGCCACCGTCAGTGCCGATGAACTGGCGGGCAGCTTTAAAAAGTGAATCCTCAAGCAACCACCTCGGTGAAGGCCCCAGGCCCCGGCGCCATCACCCCAGGTAAAATAACCGCCGAGGGGGTCCGCGCCATGAAAGCGCGGGGAGAAAAAATTCCTGCCCTGACGGCCTATGATTTCCCTATGGCACGGTTATTGGATGAATCGGGCATTCCGTTGTTGCTGGTGGGTGATTCGCTCGGAATGGTGGTGCTGGGCTACCCTAATACGACCCATGTGACCATGGCGGAAATGGAGCATCATGTGCGGGCGGTTGCTCGGGCGCGGCCACGCGCGCTATTGGCTGCGGACCTTCCTTACCGCACTTATGAAACGGTGGAAAGCGCCGTTGCCAACGCAAAGCGGCTCGTTGCTGCGGGCGCCGAGGCTGTCAAAGCGGAAGGGGGCCGTGAAATCCTGGCTCAGGTCCGGGCAATTCTTGCCAGCGGGATTCCTTTTCTGGGCCACCTGGGCATGTTGCCTCAGCGCGTTCTGGAAGAAGGCGGCTATCACATCAAAGGCAAAACGGAACCGGAGCACGAGGCGCTGCTTGCCGATGCTCAGGCGCTGGCAACCGCAGGGGCTTTTGCTGTTGTGCTGGAACTTGTCACGGCCAGCGTCGCGCGCGAGGTGACTCGCCGTATTGAAATTCCCACCATAGGCATCGGCGCCGGCTCGGATTGCGACGGGCAAATCCTTGTCACACCCGATTTGCTGGGGATGTTGCCTTGGTACAATCTCAAACACGTCAGACCCAGACTCAATGCGGCGGAACAAATGCGGGCAGTAATCAAAGATTGGAGCGACGGGGTTAAAAAACCTCTCGGAAACACGGGATGAAGAAACTCACGCACATCGACGCGCGCGGCGAGGCTAAAATGGTAGATGTCTCCGGGAAACCTGTTCTGGTTCGCCAGGCGGTTGCCACCGGAGAGATACGCCTCGCAAAGGCTACCATCCGATTAATTGAATCGCAGACCATCGCCAAGGGCAATGTGTTCGCCACCGCGCGCCTGGCGGGAATTTTGGCCGCCAAAAAGACGGGCGAACTCATCCCACTTTGCCATCCCCTGCCTCTGACTCATTGCGAGGTGAACTTCCAAATGCCTTCAAGCCGCGACCGAATACGCATCACTGCGTCTGCCAAAATTGCCGCACAAACGGGCGTCGAGATGGAAGCCCTCACTGCGGTGAGCATTGCGGCGCTTAGCATCTATGATATGTGCAAGGCGGTTGATAAGAACATGCGCATCGGGGAGATTCGGTTGGTCTCAAAGATTAAGGGTTGAAGGGGGAGAATGGTCCATTCCGGTGAGCAAATGATTGTCCAGAGCGGATGAAACTGGAGTTGAAAAAGCAAATCTTTCTTTTGTTCATTGGGTTGGCGATTCTTGGGCTCCCTGCCCGCGCGGCCGAAGTCAGCGTATTCGCCGCTGCCAGCTTGACTGATTCGCTTCAGGAAATAGCCGCGACCTACGAGAAACATTCGGGAGACCGGCTCGAATTTAACTTTGGCGCCTCAAGCATGCTGGCGCGGCAAATCCAGGAGGGCGCTCCAGCGGATGTTTTTTTCTCGGCAGATGAGGCCAAGATGGATGCTTTGGAGAGAACGGGACTGATTGTGAAGGAAACCCGCAAGAGCCGGCTTTCAAATGCGCTCGTGATCGTGGTCGCCGCTGACAGCGCGCTGAAAATCGCCGCTCCCGAAGACCTCGCGAGGCCACTTGTGAAGCACATCGCTCTGGCCGACCCTGAAGCGG is a window from the Verrucomicrobiia bacterium genome containing:
- the moaC gene encoding cyclic pyranopterin monophosphate synthase MoaC; its protein translation is MKKLTHIDARGEAKMVDVSGKPVLVRQAVATGEIRLAKATIRLIESQTIAKGNVFATARLAGILAAKKTGELIPLCHPLPLTHCEVNFQMPSSRDRIRITASAKIAAQTGVEMEALTAVSIAALSIYDMCKAVDKNMRIGEIRLVSKIKG
- the panB gene encoding 3-methyl-2-oxobutanoate hydroxymethyltransferase; its protein translation is MNPQATTSVKAPGPGAITPGKITAEGVRAMKARGEKIPALTAYDFPMARLLDESGIPLLLVGDSLGMVVLGYPNTTHVTMAEMEHHVRAVARARPRALLAADLPYRTYETVESAVANAKRLVAAGAEAVKAEGGREILAQVRAILASGIPFLGHLGMLPQRVLEEGGYHIKGKTEPEHEALLADAQALATAGAFAVVLELVTASVAREVTRRIEIPTIGIGAGSDCDGQILVTPDLLGMLPWYNLKHVRPRLNAAEQMRAVIKDWSDGVKKPLGNTG
- the modA gene encoding molybdate ABC transporter substrate-binding protein, with amino-acid sequence MKLELKKQIFLLFIGLAILGLPARAAEVSVFAAASLTDSLQEIAATYEKHSGDRLEFNFGASSMLARQIQEGAPADVFFSADEAKMDALERTGLIVKETRKSRLSNALVIVVAADSALKIAAPEDLARPLVKHIALADPEAVPAGIYSKEFLGKRKLWTAVGSKVVPTENVRAALAAVESGNVEAGMVYQTDAAISSKVKVVCRIPASEGPAISYPIAVLKESRNIAAARKFVEYLGSADAKRIFKSYGFIVLK